In Perca fluviatilis chromosome 14, GENO_Pfluv_1.0, whole genome shotgun sequence, a genomic segment contains:
- the sst5 gene encoding somatostatin-1A: MLRSQVQVVLVALFSSVLLVQVSGAPSREMLTLRADLIKNKDLAHLLLLKFVSELMAARGDEMLPELEQEGDREELVRRHLPLSQRERKAGCRNFFWKTFTSC; this comes from the exons ATGCTTCGCTCTCAGGTGCAGGTTGTTCTTGTGGCCTTGTTTTCCTCGGTGCTGCTGGTGCAGGTCAGCGGCGCTCCAAGCAGAGAAATGCTGACACTGAGAGCAGACCTCATAAAAAACAAG GATCTTGCTCACTTGCTCTTGCTGAAGTTTGTGTCTGAACTGATGGCAGCGAGAGGAGACGAGATGCTCCCCGAGCTGGAGcaggagggagacagggaggagCTAGTGCGGCGACATCTCCCCCTCTCCCAAAGAGAGCGCAAGGCAGGCTGCCGCAACTTCTTCTGGAAGACGTTTACCTCGTGTTAA
- the trip6 gene encoding thyroid receptor-interacting protein 6 isoform X1 encodes MSGPTWLPPRTLDSPERAVPQMSHSAGSAMYRAPNKKGTSDFRPKYGPYDQNGAAAGGGGGAGGGGGGMATRYMATGPTGGPIHHSSSDHYYPPPHGPKEDRIWSPHMDSYELMHRGPEKQASYHSKIDADIDSLTSMLADLDSHPQDSSTQLYDNVPYNKYLSGDHYKPAHQSAAPPQGRPSRGYPPHPQSQYHPAPPYPSEHQSPQYSTSHQQDYYSPSSTPKPFSQPYPQPVPASYTTASTPTGPRFSVQVKTAQPVTYSQTGRQAEQAYTPPPPRQHVSRPPPQTQTSPQGWYPSHPSSQAQEMHSEAVYKGSGSGPGGRVNQVPLSKRGMENNQTGSGAAQSPAYQSSKQGIATTRPEEELDRLTKKLVYDMNHPPVEDYFGRCARCGDNVVGDGSGCIAMEQVFHVECFTCITCHARLRGQPFYALDKKSYCESCYISTLERCSKCSKPILDRILRAMGKAYHPRCFTCVVCNCCLDGVPFTVDATSQIHCIDDFHRKYAPRCSVCGEPIMPEQGQEETVRIVALDRSFHVNCYVCEECGLLLSSEGEGRGCYPLDGHILCKSCSACRIQDLSAKISTDC; translated from the exons ATGTCCGGTCCCACCTGGCTTCCTCCGAGGACTCTGGATAGCCCAGAGCGAGCTGTGCCCcagatgtctcactctgccGGGTCAGCAATGTACCGAGCCCCCAACAAAAAAGGGACATCCGACTTCCGGCCAAAATATGGCCCCTATGACCAGAACGGAGCAgcggcaggaggaggaggaggagcaggaggaggaggaggagggatggcCACCAGGTACATGGCAACTGGACCCACAG GTGGGCCCATTCATCATTCGTCGAGCGATCACTATTACCCCCCTCCCCATGGTCCCAAAGAAGACCGTATCTGGAGCCCTCACATGGACAGCTATGAGCTGATG CACCGTGGTCCTGAAAAGCAAGCGAGTTATCACTCTAAAATTGATGCTGATATCGACTCCCTCACCAGTATGCTCGCAGATCTGGACAGCCACCCACAGGACTCCAGCACACAA CTGTACGACAATGTGCCTTACAACAAGTACCTCTCAGGGGATCACTACAAGCCTGCACACCAGAGCGCAGCCCCTCCTCAGGGTCGACCATCCAGGGGCTACCCCCCTCATCCCCAGAGCCAATACCACCCAGCGCCCCCCTACCCCAGCGAGCACCAGTCACCTCAGTACTCCACCTCCCACCAGCAGGACTACTACTCCCCCTCTTCAACCCCTAAGCCCTTCTCTCAGCCCTACCCTCAGCCCGTCCCGGCCTCCTACACCACTGCCTCAACTCCTACTGGGCCCAGGTTCAGCGTCCAGGTCAAGACGGCGCAGCCTGTCACCTACTctcagacaggcaggcaggctgaACAGGCCTACACACCACCCCCTCCTCGCCAGCATGTGTCACGCCCCCCTCCCCAGACTCAGACAAGTCCGCAGGGCTGGTACCCTTCACATCCCAGCTCACAAGCTCAGGAGATGCACTCTGAGGCGGTGTACAAGGGGAGCGGCTCAGGACCTGGAGGAAGAGTTAACCAGGTTCCACTGTCCAAGAGAGGGATGGAAAATAATCAAACAGGGTCAGGGGCAGCACAGAgtcctgcttatcagtccagcAAG CAGGGAATAGCAACAACTAGGCCTGAGGAAGAGTTGGATCGACTCACCAAGAAGTTGGTATATGATATGAACCACCCCCCCGTGGAGGACTATTTTG GCCGCTGTGCCCGCTGTGGTGACAACGTGGTCGGCGACGGCAGTGGCTGCATCGCCATGGAGCAGGTGTTCCACGTGGAGTGTTTCACATGCATCACCTGCCACGCCCGTCTCCGAGGGCAACCCTTCTACGCCCTCGACAAGAAGAGTTACTGCGAGAGTTGTTACATT AGTACATTGGAGCGCTGTTCAAAGTGCTCCAAGCCCATCCTGGACCGTATCCTGCGGGCCATGGGAAAGGCCTACCATCCTCGCTGTTTCACATGTGTGGTCTGTAACTGCTGCTTGGACGGGGTGCCCTTCACCGTGGATGCAACCTCTCAGATACACTGCATTGATGACTTCCATAG GAAGTACGCTCCTCGCTGTTCAGTTTGCGGTGAGCCCATAATGCCCGAACAGGGCCAGGAGGAGACGGTGAGGATAGTCGCTCTGGACCGCAGCTTCCATGTTAACTGTTACGTCTGTGAG GAATGTGGGCTCCTGCTGTCCTCTGAAGGGGAGGGCCGAGGCTGTTACCCGCTGGACGGCCACATCTTGTGTAAGAGCTGCAGCGCTTGCCGCATCCAGGACCTCTCAGCCAAAATCTCCACTGACTGCTAA
- the trip6 gene encoding thyroid receptor-interacting protein 6 isoform X2, with the protein MSGPTWLPPRTLDSPERAVPQMSHSAGSAMYRAPNKKGTSDFRPKYGPYDQNGAAAGGGGGAGGGGGGMATRYMATGPTGGPIHHSSSDHYYPPPHGPKEDRIWSPHMDSYELMHRGPEKQASYHSKIDADIDSLTSMLADLDSHPQDSSTQLYDNVPYNKYLSGDHYKPAHQSAAPPQGRPSRGYPPHPQSQYHPAPPYPSEHQSPQYSTSHQQDYYSPSSTPKPFSQPYPQPVPASYTTASTPTGPRFSVQVKTAQPVTYSQTGRQAEQAYTPPPPRQHVSRPPPQTQTSPQGWYPSHPSSQAQEMHSEAVYKGSGSGPGGRVNQVPLSKRGMENNQTGSGAAQSPAYQSSKGIATTRPEEELDRLTKKLVYDMNHPPVEDYFGRCARCGDNVVGDGSGCIAMEQVFHVECFTCITCHARLRGQPFYALDKKSYCESCYISTLERCSKCSKPILDRILRAMGKAYHPRCFTCVVCNCCLDGVPFTVDATSQIHCIDDFHRKYAPRCSVCGEPIMPEQGQEETVRIVALDRSFHVNCYVCEECGLLLSSEGEGRGCYPLDGHILCKSCSACRIQDLSAKISTDC; encoded by the exons ATGTCCGGTCCCACCTGGCTTCCTCCGAGGACTCTGGATAGCCCAGAGCGAGCTGTGCCCcagatgtctcactctgccGGGTCAGCAATGTACCGAGCCCCCAACAAAAAAGGGACATCCGACTTCCGGCCAAAATATGGCCCCTATGACCAGAACGGAGCAgcggcaggaggaggaggaggagcaggaggaggaggaggagggatggcCACCAGGTACATGGCAACTGGACCCACAG GTGGGCCCATTCATCATTCGTCGAGCGATCACTATTACCCCCCTCCCCATGGTCCCAAAGAAGACCGTATCTGGAGCCCTCACATGGACAGCTATGAGCTGATG CACCGTGGTCCTGAAAAGCAAGCGAGTTATCACTCTAAAATTGATGCTGATATCGACTCCCTCACCAGTATGCTCGCAGATCTGGACAGCCACCCACAGGACTCCAGCACACAA CTGTACGACAATGTGCCTTACAACAAGTACCTCTCAGGGGATCACTACAAGCCTGCACACCAGAGCGCAGCCCCTCCTCAGGGTCGACCATCCAGGGGCTACCCCCCTCATCCCCAGAGCCAATACCACCCAGCGCCCCCCTACCCCAGCGAGCACCAGTCACCTCAGTACTCCACCTCCCACCAGCAGGACTACTACTCCCCCTCTTCAACCCCTAAGCCCTTCTCTCAGCCCTACCCTCAGCCCGTCCCGGCCTCCTACACCACTGCCTCAACTCCTACTGGGCCCAGGTTCAGCGTCCAGGTCAAGACGGCGCAGCCTGTCACCTACTctcagacaggcaggcaggctgaACAGGCCTACACACCACCCCCTCCTCGCCAGCATGTGTCACGCCCCCCTCCCCAGACTCAGACAAGTCCGCAGGGCTGGTACCCTTCACATCCCAGCTCACAAGCTCAGGAGATGCACTCTGAGGCGGTGTACAAGGGGAGCGGCTCAGGACCTGGAGGAAGAGTTAACCAGGTTCCACTGTCCAAGAGAGGGATGGAAAATAATCAAACAGGGTCAGGGGCAGCACAGAgtcctgcttatcagtccagcAAG GGAATAGCAACAACTAGGCCTGAGGAAGAGTTGGATCGACTCACCAAGAAGTTGGTATATGATATGAACCACCCCCCCGTGGAGGACTATTTTG GCCGCTGTGCCCGCTGTGGTGACAACGTGGTCGGCGACGGCAGTGGCTGCATCGCCATGGAGCAGGTGTTCCACGTGGAGTGTTTCACATGCATCACCTGCCACGCCCGTCTCCGAGGGCAACCCTTCTACGCCCTCGACAAGAAGAGTTACTGCGAGAGTTGTTACATT AGTACATTGGAGCGCTGTTCAAAGTGCTCCAAGCCCATCCTGGACCGTATCCTGCGGGCCATGGGAAAGGCCTACCATCCTCGCTGTTTCACATGTGTGGTCTGTAACTGCTGCTTGGACGGGGTGCCCTTCACCGTGGATGCAACCTCTCAGATACACTGCATTGATGACTTCCATAG GAAGTACGCTCCTCGCTGTTCAGTTTGCGGTGAGCCCATAATGCCCGAACAGGGCCAGGAGGAGACGGTGAGGATAGTCGCTCTGGACCGCAGCTTCCATGTTAACTGTTACGTCTGTGAG GAATGTGGGCTCCTGCTGTCCTCTGAAGGGGAGGGCCGAGGCTGTTACCCGCTGGACGGCCACATCTTGTGTAAGAGCTGCAGCGCTTGCCGCATCCAGGACCTCTCAGCCAAAATCTCCACTGACTGCTAA